A genomic window from Luteolibacter sp. LG18 includes:
- a CDS encoding DUF2237 domain-containing protein, producing the protein MPREALNVLGTPLITCSIEPLTGWFRDGCCRTGKGDAGVHVVCARMNESFLEFSKRRGNDLTTPRPEYGFPGLKAGDRWCLCAARWQEALHAGCAPEVVLEATHESALEFADMADLKRHAVL; encoded by the coding sequence ATGCCCCGCGAAGCGCTCAACGTGCTCGGCACGCCGCTCATCACCTGCTCGATCGAGCCCCTCACCGGCTGGTTCCGGGACGGCTGCTGCCGTACTGGCAAGGGAGACGCGGGCGTCCACGTCGTGTGCGCCCGGATGAACGAGTCCTTCCTCGAGTTTTCCAAACGCCGTGGCAACGACCTGACCACTCCCCGTCCCGAGTATGGATTCCCGGGGTTGAAGGCGGGTGATCGCTGGTGCCTTTGCGCGGCGCGTTGGCAGGAGGCCCTGCACGCCGGGTGCGCGCCCGAGGTGGTGCTGGAGGCCACCCACGAATCGGCGTTGGAGTTCGCCGACATGGCGGACCTGAAGCGGCACGCCGTGCTCTGA
- a CDS encoding MYG1 family protein: MSLSLILTHPGGAHKDELLACSLLVAVHGVPIERREPTQADLDDVAIAVVDVGGEHDPARNNFDHHQFPADHPPVCALTLVLQHLGVYEDARKFCDWLEPAEWFDTRGPVSTAKWLGLERETLAKLNSPVDVTVLRRFAKAKRLEPGDPIWELLRFIGEDLLDYLKNLRERLDFVARHAELWDLDGTEVLFLPRTEPMSEEPSAGLGRYLESIGKHTTVAGLVYPDRRGSGYGLSRHNDSPLFDFTRIQEEHDVHFAHARGFVAKTSAAELARLRELLAAARV, from the coding sequence ATGTCCCTCTCCCTGATCCTCACCCATCCCGGCGGCGCGCACAAAGATGAACTCCTCGCGTGCAGCCTGCTCGTCGCCGTCCACGGCGTGCCGATCGAGCGCCGCGAGCCGACGCAGGCGGATCTCGATGATGTGGCGATCGCGGTGGTGGATGTGGGTGGCGAACACGATCCGGCCCGCAACAACTTCGATCACCACCAGTTTCCCGCGGACCATCCGCCGGTCTGCGCGCTCACGCTCGTGCTCCAGCACCTCGGGGTTTACGAGGACGCCCGGAAGTTCTGCGACTGGCTGGAGCCCGCGGAGTGGTTCGACACCCGCGGCCCGGTTTCCACGGCGAAGTGGCTCGGCCTCGAACGCGAGACGCTGGCGAAGCTGAACTCGCCGGTGGACGTGACCGTTCTGCGGCGCTTCGCCAAGGCCAAGCGGTTGGAGCCCGGCGACCCGATCTGGGAGCTCCTGCGTTTCATCGGCGAGGACCTGCTCGACTACCTGAAGAACCTGCGCGAGCGGCTCGACTTCGTCGCGCGCCATGCCGAGCTGTGGGACCTCGATGGCACCGAGGTGCTGTTCTTGCCGCGCACCGAGCCGATGTCCGAGGAGCCCTCCGCGGGTCTCGGGCGCTATCTCGAATCGATCGGAAAGCACACCACGGTGGCGGGGCTCGTCTATCCGGACCGCCGCGGCAGCGGCTACGGGCTGTCCCGGCATAACGATAGCCCGTTGTTCGATTTCACCCGCATCCAGGAGGAGCACGACGTCCACTTCGCCCACGCGCGCGGGTTCGTGGCGAAGACCTCGGCGGCCGAGCTGGCACGCCTGCGCGAACTGCTCGCCGCGGCGCGGGTTTAA
- a CDS encoding M15 family metallopeptidase, whose protein sequence is MKLRHARWIAACGLFASCAPRLVDVEALPRPPVLDVRYATTDNFTRTKLYPLPKVFLHPDTARALEEVQSDLASRGLGLKIFDGYRPLSVQWKMWNLIHDERYVSNPAVNRGRHTRGTAVDVTLVDRRGRELPMGTAFDDFTDRAHPDYAALPEAVKGNRRLLAEVMTRHGFEAYAYEWWHFDLKGWKRYPVLDVGIDQLAVAR, encoded by the coding sequence ATGAAACTCCGGCATGCGAGATGGATCGCCGCCTGCGGCCTTTTCGCAAGCTGCGCACCGCGATTGGTCGATGTGGAAGCCCTTCCCCGCCCACCGGTGCTGGACGTGCGCTACGCCACCACGGACAACTTCACGCGGACGAAACTCTATCCGCTGCCGAAGGTCTTCCTGCATCCGGACACGGCGCGAGCTTTGGAGGAGGTGCAGTCGGATCTCGCCTCACGCGGACTGGGCTTGAAGATCTTCGATGGCTACCGGCCGCTCTCGGTCCAGTGGAAGATGTGGAATCTGATCCACGATGAACGCTACGTTTCGAATCCCGCCGTGAACCGCGGCCGCCACACCCGCGGCACCGCGGTGGATGTGACTCTGGTGGATCGCAGGGGCCGGGAGTTGCCGATGGGCACGGCTTTCGACGATTTCACCGACCGCGCGCATCCGGACTATGCCGCCCTGCCGGAGGCGGTGAAAGGGAACCGACGCCTGCTGGCGGAGGTGATGACGAGGCACGGCTTCGAAGCATATGCCTACGAGTGGTGGCACTTCGATCTGAAGGGATGGAAGCGCTACCCGGTGCTGGATGTCGGCATCGACCAGCTGGCGGTCGCACGTTAG
- a CDS encoding serine hydrolase domain-containing protein, with the protein MIRCILALCASLAVTAAAEPVDVSADLAKLIEGAPVPGMAAAVVLKGEVVASGVAGVRKLDEPQKVGLGDHFHVGSCTKSMTASLAAMIIADGKIGWETKVSDVFKDIEIHRDYREATLRQMLSNSGGVPHVLKNPSWDRNQSGPEQRKALVKDVLSVKPDYTPGQGRVYSNGGFSIGGAALEKVTGKAWEDLMRDRLFKPLGITSAGFGAPATNGKVDQPYGHHLVDGKLTAVNPQPNGDNPAAIGPAGTVCMSVLDFAKYASFHLGDLKKGPLSQAQLDDLHRPVPPGDDYACGWGVMQRDWAGGTTLTHNGSNTMFFAVMWLSPAKDFAVVVMCNSGEGAKVCDQAASLLIGKCAPK; encoded by the coding sequence ATGATTCGTTGCATCCTCGCTCTTTGCGCCAGCCTCGCCGTGACCGCGGCGGCGGAACCGGTCGACGTTTCCGCCGATCTGGCGAAACTGATCGAAGGCGCACCGGTGCCGGGCATGGCCGCGGCGGTGGTGCTGAAGGGCGAGGTGGTCGCCTCCGGGGTGGCCGGAGTCCGCAAGCTCGATGAACCGCAGAAGGTGGGGCTCGGCGATCATTTCCACGTCGGTTCCTGCACCAAATCGATGACTGCCAGCCTCGCGGCAATGATCATCGCGGACGGCAAGATCGGTTGGGAGACGAAAGTCTCCGATGTTTTCAAGGACATCGAGATTCATCGGGACTATCGCGAGGCCACGTTGCGCCAGATGCTTTCCAACAGTGGCGGGGTTCCTCACGTATTGAAAAACCCGTCATGGGATCGGAACCAGAGCGGGCCGGAACAACGCAAGGCGCTGGTGAAAGACGTCCTCTCCGTGAAGCCGGACTACACGCCGGGGCAGGGACGCGTTTATTCCAATGGCGGATTTTCAATCGGTGGCGCGGCTCTGGAGAAGGTCACCGGGAAGGCGTGGGAGGATCTGATGAGGGACCGCCTGTTCAAGCCGCTGGGCATCACCTCCGCGGGCTTCGGGGCACCGGCCACGAATGGCAAGGTGGATCAGCCCTACGGCCATCATCTGGTGGATGGCAAACTCACCGCCGTGAATCCGCAGCCGAATGGCGACAATCCCGCGGCCATCGGTCCCGCGGGCACGGTGTGCATGTCGGTGCTCGATTTCGCGAAGTATGCCAGCTTCCATCTGGGAGATCTGAAAAAGGGCCCGCTGAGCCAGGCCCAGCTCGATGACCTGCATCGCCCGGTGCCCCCGGGAGACGACTACGCTTGTGGCTGGGGGGTGATGCAGCGCGATTGGGCGGGCGGCACCACGCTCACGCACAATGGCTCGAACACCATGTTCTTCGCGGTGATGTGGCTGTCTCCGGCGAAGGACTTTGCCGTGGTGGTCATGTGCAACAGCGGTGAAGGCGCGAAGGTGTGCGATCAGGCCGCGAGTTTGCTGATCGGTAAGTGTGCGCCAAAGTAG
- a CDS encoding peptide chain release factor 3, with protein MSASDAPTAAELKREVARRRSFAIISHPDAGKTTLTEKFLLYGGALNQAGSVTARKNQRATTSDWMELEKQRGISISSTVLQFEYKGCMVNILDTPGHKDFSEDTYRVLTAVDAAVMVVDAGKGIESQTRKLFEVCRRRGVPIFTFMNKLDRPARPPLELLDELESVLGIAAYPLNWPLGDGPRFKGVFDREHGQVHLFEKTPGGAYRAAESVKDIHDPIVTQTLDEGTYRQVCDELELLEGAGADFDISAVEAGELTPVFFGSAANNFGVQLLLDRFLELAPPPASRESGGGKLIEPTSPEFTAFVFKIQANMNPKHRDRVSFIRIVSGKFERDMTVVHTRTGERVRLSNSQRLFAQERETVDDAYAGDVAGLVGNHDFLIGDTLSSDPKVSFDEIPRFAPECFAYLHNRSTAKYKRFQAGLEQMLKEGVVTEFTLLDAIGIAVPLLGAVGPLQFEVLQHRLENEYGAETRLENGTWSFARWMRPKDPEKTGEDLPALSMGVTLARDVHGALVALIPHEWALKTFTDKNEDWEITDQPFPPPAKS; from the coding sequence ATGTCCGCTTCCGATGCTCCCACCGCCGCCGAATTGAAACGCGAGGTCGCCCGCCGACGTTCGTTCGCGATCATTTCCCACCCGGACGCGGGCAAGACGACCCTCACGGAAAAGTTCCTGCTCTACGGCGGCGCCCTCAACCAGGCCGGCAGCGTCACCGCGCGCAAGAACCAGCGCGCCACCACCTCCGACTGGATGGAGCTGGAAAAGCAGCGCGGCATCTCGATCAGCTCGACGGTGCTCCAGTTCGAATACAAGGGCTGCATGGTGAACATCCTGGACACCCCGGGCCACAAGGACTTCTCCGAGGACACCTACCGCGTGCTCACCGCCGTGGACGCCGCCGTGATGGTGGTGGATGCCGGTAAAGGCATCGAAAGCCAGACCCGGAAGCTCTTCGAGGTCTGCCGCCGCCGCGGGGTGCCGATCTTCACCTTCATGAACAAGCTCGACCGCCCGGCACGTCCGCCGCTCGAGCTGCTCGATGAACTGGAATCCGTGCTCGGCATCGCCGCCTATCCGCTGAACTGGCCGCTGGGCGATGGCCCGCGCTTCAAGGGTGTCTTCGACCGCGAACACGGCCAGGTCCACCTTTTCGAAAAGACCCCGGGCGGGGCCTACCGCGCCGCGGAATCGGTGAAGGACATCCACGATCCGATCGTCACCCAGACGCTGGACGAGGGCACCTACCGCCAGGTCTGCGATGAACTGGAGCTGCTGGAAGGCGCGGGCGCGGACTTCGATATTTCCGCCGTGGAGGCCGGTGAACTCACGCCGGTGTTCTTCGGTTCGGCCGCGAACAACTTCGGTGTCCAGCTCCTGCTCGACCGCTTCCTGGAACTTGCTCCCCCACCTGCCTCGCGCGAAAGCGGCGGCGGCAAGCTGATCGAACCGACCTCTCCCGAGTTCACCGCCTTCGTCTTCAAGATCCAGGCGAACATGAACCCGAAGCACCGCGACCGCGTCTCGTTCATCCGGATCGTGTCCGGGAAGTTCGAGCGCGACATGACGGTGGTCCACACCCGCACCGGCGAGCGCGTGCGCCTTTCCAACTCGCAGCGCCTGTTCGCGCAGGAACGCGAGACCGTGGACGACGCCTATGCGGGCGACGTGGCGGGCTTGGTGGGCAACCACGATTTCCTGATCGGCGACACGCTTTCCAGCGACCCGAAGGTGAGCTTCGACGAGATCCCGCGCTTCGCTCCGGAGTGCTTCGCCTACCTGCACAACCGCAGCACGGCGAAATACAAGCGCTTCCAGGCCGGTTTGGAGCAGATGCTCAAGGAAGGCGTCGTCACCGAGTTCACGCTGCTGGATGCCATCGGCATCGCCGTGCCGCTGCTCGGCGCGGTCGGCCCGCTCCAGTTCGAAGTGCTCCAGCACCGCCTCGAAAACGAATACGGCGCGGAGACCCGCCTGGAGAACGGCACCTGGAGCTTCGCCCGCTGGATGAGGCCGAAGGACCCGGAAAAGACCGGCGAGGACCTTCCCGCCCTTTCGATGGGCGTCACGCTGGCCCGCGATGTCCACGGCGCGCTGGTCGCGCTGATCCCGCACGAGTGGGCGCTGAAGACCTTCACGGACAAGAACGAGGACTGGGAGATCACCGACCAGCCGTTTCCGCCTCCGGCGAAGTCTTGA
- a CDS encoding fatty acid desaturase has protein sequence MNAPSIPPRRGHELFEATRPFARESRLRSWWEVASTLVPLVLVLVAAALVTDWPWRLLLSLLGSLLMVRSFILFHDFLHGSILVHSRLARILLYGVGALLLVPPRSWRESHNFHHAHVGRIGAPGNDTAPVIITDIGAFPMLSVQEWRRATPLQRFLYALSRHPVTICCAYFSVFLGNICLGSLFRNPRKHWPSALVFLAHVTLIGGLWRAFGWSVMLHSYLLPVWIAGAIGAYLFYIQHSFPGVRVFVPDEWDLFDAAMETASYLKTGRIIEWFTGCIGYHHVHHINCTIPFYRLREAMRAIPEFQHPMTTRLRPSEISGCFHVNLWDPEKRRMVSYREAMAS, from the coding sequence ATGAATGCCCCCTCCATCCCCCCGCGGCGCGGCCACGAATTGTTCGAGGCCACCAGGCCGTTTGCCCGGGAATCCCGCCTCAGGAGCTGGTGGGAGGTGGCGTCCACCTTGGTGCCACTGGTGCTGGTCCTCGTGGCGGCGGCCCTGGTCACGGATTGGCCGTGGCGGCTTCTCCTTTCCCTGCTGGGCTCCCTGCTGATGGTTCGTTCGTTCATTTTGTTCCACGATTTCCTGCACGGCTCGATCCTCGTCCATTCCCGCCTCGCCCGGATTCTCCTATACGGGGTGGGGGCCCTCTTGCTGGTGCCCCCGCGGTCGTGGCGGGAAAGCCATAATTTTCACCACGCCCACGTCGGCCGGATCGGCGCGCCCGGCAACGACACCGCGCCGGTGATCATCACCGACATCGGAGCCTTCCCCATGCTCAGCGTCCAGGAATGGCGGCGCGCCACTCCTCTCCAACGCTTCCTCTATGCCCTCAGCCGCCACCCGGTGACGATCTGCTGCGCCTACTTCTCCGTCTTCCTCGGCAACATCTGTCTCGGCTCATTGTTCCGGAATCCGCGCAAGCACTGGCCCTCCGCCTTGGTTTTCCTCGCCCACGTGACGCTCATCGGCGGATTGTGGCGGGCGTTTGGCTGGAGCGTGATGCTCCACTCCTACCTTCTGCCCGTTTGGATCGCCGGGGCCATCGGGGCCTACCTCTTCTACATCCAGCACAGCTTCCCGGGCGTGAGGGTGTTCGTTCCCGATGAATGGGACCTGTTCGATGCGGCGATGGAAACCGCCAGCTACCTCAAGACCGGTCGGATTATCGAGTGGTTCACGGGGTGCATTGGCTACCACCACGTGCACCATATCAATTGCACCATCCCATTCTACCGCCTGCGGGAGGCCATGCGGGCGATTCCCGAGTTCCAGCACCCGATGACCACCCGGCTCCGCCCCTCTGAGATCTCCGGCTGCTTCCACGTGAATCTTTGGGATCCGGAAAAGCGGAGGATGGTGAGCTATCGCGAGGCGATGGCCTCGTGA
- a CDS encoding DUF3516 domain-containing protein has protein sequence MAVLDPSSITDPSSSDEILNAFLEYLVEAGIEPYGHQEEAILELFDGNNVILNTPTGSGKSLVALALHFKAICQNRRSFYTVPIKALANEKFLSLCQIFGPEKVGMITGDATVNPGAPVICCTAEILANLALREGMRAQVDDVIMDEFHYYSDSSRGVAWQVPLLTLPQARFLLMSATLGETVFFEETLTNLTGTKTVLIKSEDRPVPLQFDYSETPMEEQVIELVEAGKAPVYLVHFTQLACARSAQNLLSSNFCTKEEKQQIAEALHDANFRSPYGKEVSKLLRHGIGIHHAGLLPKYRILVEKLTQRGLLKVICGTDTLGVGVNVPIRTVVFTQLCKYDGNGTKTLAVRDFKQICGRAGRRGYDNVGYVVAQAPEHVIENLRLEQKAAKSGKKSFVKRKPPEKGYVAWDEKTFRKLLDSPPEKLVSSFTVHHGMLLNVLGRQDEDGCAALKKIIADSHEPPAKRKALKRRAMQLFRGLVEGKILRIIPPAERTGPAKVGLNVELQEDFSMNQALGLWLIDTIPQLDRESPEYAMNVLSLVESILENPEIVLRKQVEQLRGELVAQLKNEGVEYEARMALLEEVEWPKPGKDFIYDTFNSFVAGRPWMAEGNVRPKSIAREMFENWQSFEDYVKTYGLEKSEAVLLRHLSEVYKVLMQTVPPAAKTEELVEAEQFLEDILRSVDSSLLDEWEKLRNPDYVPEAEKPVAERRAVPFTRNRAAFTRALRNAVFSIIKSLAADHAEAVLEQIEPNDADGTAWTRDRLLDLLDHYHEDHERIRLDPEARNIKHTHIDSEQPRRWTVHQTVVDPEESNDWTVTFSVDLDRSDAEARPVLTLESIAPTA, from the coding sequence ATGGCAGTCCTCGATCCCAGCTCCATCACCGATCCCTCCTCGTCGGATGAGATCCTCAATGCCTTCCTCGAATACCTCGTCGAGGCCGGGATCGAGCCCTATGGCCACCAGGAGGAAGCCATCCTGGAGTTGTTCGATGGCAACAACGTCATCCTGAACACGCCCACCGGTTCCGGGAAATCGCTGGTGGCGCTGGCCCTCCATTTCAAGGCGATCTGCCAGAACCGCCGCTCGTTCTACACCGTGCCGATCAAGGCGCTGGCGAATGAGAAATTCCTCTCGCTGTGCCAGATCTTCGGCCCGGAGAAAGTCGGCATGATCACCGGGGACGCCACCGTGAATCCCGGCGCACCGGTCATCTGCTGTACCGCCGAGATCCTCGCGAACCTCGCGCTGCGCGAGGGCATGCGCGCCCAGGTGGACGATGTGATCATGGACGAGTTCCACTATTACTCGGACTCGTCCCGCGGCGTGGCCTGGCAGGTGCCGCTGCTCACGTTGCCGCAGGCGCGCTTCCTGCTGATGTCCGCCACGCTCGGCGAGACCGTGTTCTTCGAGGAAACACTGACCAATCTCACCGGTACGAAAACCGTGCTGATCAAGAGCGAGGACCGCCCGGTGCCGCTGCAGTTCGACTACAGCGAGACGCCGATGGAGGAACAGGTGATCGAGCTGGTGGAGGCCGGGAAGGCTCCCGTCTATCTCGTCCACTTCACCCAGCTCGCCTGCGCCCGCAGCGCGCAGAACCTGCTCAGCTCGAATTTCTGCACGAAGGAGGAAAAGCAGCAGATCGCCGAGGCCCTGCACGACGCGAACTTCCGCAGCCCCTATGGCAAGGAGGTCAGCAAGCTGCTGCGCCACGGCATCGGCATCCACCACGCCGGGCTGCTGCCAAAGTACCGCATCCTCGTCGAGAAGCTCACCCAGCGCGGGCTGCTCAAGGTGATCTGCGGCACCGACACCCTCGGTGTGGGCGTAAACGTGCCGATCCGCACCGTGGTTTTCACCCAGCTCTGCAAGTACGACGGCAACGGCACCAAGACCCTGGCGGTGCGCGATTTCAAACAGATCTGCGGCCGTGCCGGTCGCCGCGGCTATGACAACGTCGGCTACGTGGTCGCCCAGGCCCCGGAGCACGTCATCGAAAACCTCCGCCTCGAACAAAAGGCCGCGAAGTCCGGCAAGAAGAGCTTCGTGAAGCGCAAGCCGCCGGAGAAGGGCTACGTGGCGTGGGACGAGAAGACCTTCCGCAAGCTCCTCGATTCCCCGCCGGAAAAGCTCGTCTCCAGCTTCACCGTCCATCACGGCATGCTGCTCAATGTGCTCGGCCGCCAGGACGAGGACGGCTGCGCGGCGCTGAAGAAGATCATCGCGGACAGCCACGAGCCGCCCGCGAAACGGAAGGCGCTCAAGCGCCGCGCGATGCAGCTTTTCCGCGGCCTGGTGGAAGGGAAAATCCTCCGCATCATCCCGCCCGCCGAACGCACCGGCCCGGCCAAGGTCGGCCTGAACGTCGAGCTCCAGGAGGATTTCTCGATGAACCAGGCGCTCGGCCTGTGGCTGATCGACACCATCCCGCAGCTCGACCGCGAGTCGCCGGAATACGCGATGAACGTGCTCTCGCTGGTCGAGTCGATCCTGGAGAATCCCGAGATCGTGCTACGCAAGCAGGTCGAGCAGCTGCGCGGCGAACTCGTGGCGCAGCTCAAGAACGAGGGCGTGGAATACGAGGCCCGGATGGCCCTGCTCGAGGAAGTCGAGTGGCCGAAGCCCGGCAAGGATTTCATCTACGACACCTTCAACTCGTTCGTCGCCGGCCGCCCGTGGATGGCGGAGGGCAACGTCCGGCCGAAGTCGATCGCCCGTGAGATGTTCGAGAACTGGCAGTCGTTCGAGGACTACGTGAAGACCTACGGCCTGGAGAAAAGCGAAGCCGTGCTGCTGCGCCACCTTTCCGAGGTCTACAAGGTGCTCATGCAGACCGTGCCGCCCGCGGCGAAAACCGAGGAACTGGTCGAGGCCGAGCAATTCCTCGAGGACATCCTGCGCAGCGTGGACTCCAGCCTGCTCGACGAGTGGGAGAAACTGCGGAACCCGGACTATGTTCCCGAGGCGGAGAAACCGGTGGCCGAGCGCCGCGCCGTGCCCTTCACCCGCAACCGCGCCGCCTTCACCCGGGCGCTGCGGAATGCCGTCTTCTCGATCATCAAGTCGCTCGCCGCGGATCACGCCGAAGCCGTGCTGGAACAGATCGAGCCGAACGACGCGGACGGCACCGCCTGGACCCGCGACCGGCTCCTCGATCTCCTCGACCACTACCACGAGGACCACGAGCGCATCCGCCTCGACCCCGAGGCCCGCAACATCAAGCACACCCACATCGACAGCGAGCAACCGCGCCGCTGGACCGTGCACCAGACCGTGGTCGACCCCGAGGAGAGCAACGACTGGACCGTCACCTTCAGCGTCGATCTCGACCGCAGCGATGCCGAGGCGCGGCCGGTGCTCACGCTGGAGTCGATCGCGCCGACCGCGTGA
- a CDS encoding EcsC family protein, with product MDHPPADPHESPGNRIAEAILHFLGKVPETELTESRTPAQCARTIANGAAVKAATAAGAFALPPGPLGWLTILPELATVWKIQGQMVADIAGAYGKQTALSREQMIYCLFRHAAAQAVRDLVVRVGERYLVRKVSTRVLETVAKKVGLKVTQHAVGKGVARWMPVIGALGVGAYAYYDTAQVAKTAIELFESEIETEEEPPKGPPPLPIGAGPATPAE from the coding sequence ATGGACCATCCACCTGCGGACCCACACGAATCCCCCGGCAATCGCATCGCCGAGGCGATCCTCCATTTCCTCGGCAAGGTGCCGGAAACCGAATTGACCGAAAGCCGCACCCCGGCGCAGTGCGCCCGCACCATCGCCAACGGCGCGGCCGTGAAAGCGGCAACCGCGGCCGGGGCCTTCGCCCTGCCACCGGGACCGCTCGGCTGGCTCACCATCCTCCCCGAACTGGCCACGGTCTGGAAAATCCAAGGCCAGATGGTCGCCGATATCGCCGGCGCCTACGGCAAGCAAACCGCGCTTTCCCGCGAGCAGATGATCTACTGCCTGTTCCGCCACGCCGCGGCGCAGGCGGTGCGGGATCTGGTGGTGCGGGTCGGCGAACGCTACTTGGTGCGGAAGGTGTCCACGCGGGTGCTGGAAACCGTCGCGAAGAAGGTCGGCCTCAAGGTCACCCAGCACGCGGTGGGCAAGGGCGTGGCCCGATGGATGCCGGTGATCGGCGCGCTCGGCGTGGGAGCCTACGCCTACTATGACACCGCGCAGGTGGCGAAAACCGCCATCGAGCTGTTCGAAAGCGAGATCGAGACCGAGGAGGAGCCACCCAAGGGACCACCGCCGCTGCCCATTGGTGCGGGCCCTGCCACCCCCGCCGAATAG